A single region of the Pseudomonas solani genome encodes:
- a CDS encoding ABC transporter permease, translated as MPGAVEVNSANRGKWLALLCLLPFAIFFIAFQIAPLAWVAINSLNSPEGWGLGNYAKVFASKFYLQAIKHSLQIAFWSSLIGIFIAILGSYSLRQVDSRLRDFVMAFSNMTSNFAGVPLAFAFVILLGFNGALTLLLKQSGLIEDFNLYSKTGLIVLYTYFQIPLGVLLLYPAFDALRADWRESASLLGASTWDFWRHIGLPVLTPALLGTFIILLANALGAYATVYALTTGNFNVLPIRIAAMVAGDIALNPNLASALAMVLVGLMALITVVHQWLLKRSYHVAR; from the coding sequence ATGCCGGGAGCTGTTGAAGTGAATTCAGCCAACCGCGGCAAATGGCTGGCGCTGCTGTGCCTGCTGCCATTCGCCATTTTCTTCATCGCCTTCCAGATCGCGCCGCTGGCCTGGGTGGCGATCAATAGCCTGAACAGCCCCGAAGGCTGGGGCCTGGGCAACTACGCCAAGGTGTTCGCCTCCAAGTTCTACCTGCAGGCGATCAAGCACAGCCTGCAGATCGCCTTCTGGTCGAGCCTGATCGGCATCTTCATCGCCATCCTCGGCAGCTACTCGCTGCGCCAGGTGGACAGCCGCCTGCGCGACTTCGTCATGGCCTTTTCCAACATGACCAGCAACTTCGCCGGCGTGCCCCTGGCCTTCGCCTTCGTCATCCTCCTGGGCTTCAACGGTGCACTGACCCTGCTGCTCAAACAGAGCGGGCTGATCGAGGACTTCAACCTCTACTCCAAGACCGGCCTGATCGTGCTCTACACCTACTTCCAGATCCCCCTCGGCGTGCTGCTGCTCTACCCCGCCTTCGACGCCCTGCGCGCGGACTGGCGCGAATCCGCCTCGCTGCTCGGCGCCAGCACCTGGGACTTCTGGCGGCACATCGGCCTGCCGGTGCTGACCCCCGCGCTGCTGGGCACCTTCATCATCCTGCTGGCCAACGCCCTGGGCGCCTACGCCACCGTCTACGCCCTGACCACCGGCAACTTCAACGTGCTGCCGATCCGCATCGCCGCCATGGTCGCCGGCGACATCGCCCTCAATCCCAACCTCGCCAGCGCCCTGGCCATGGTGCTGGTGGGCCTGATGGCGCTGATCACCGTGGTCCACCAGTGGCTGCTGAAGAGGAGCTACCATGTCGCGCGCTGA
- a CDS encoding ABC transporter permease: MSRAEAPVASLYHRIVVWLLFLILLLPLAGTLLYSLSTSWSASILPDGLTFKWYLALWSDARFLNAFGQSLLVCFGALALSVVLILPLLFVVHYHFPKLDALMNILILLPFAVPPVVSSVGLLQLYGSGPLAMVGTPWILIGCYFTVALPFMYRAITNNLQAINLRDLMDAAHLLGASTWKAALLVVLPNLRKGLMVSLFLSFSFLFGEFVFANLLVGTRYETLQVYLNNMKNSSGHFNSALVISYFFFVLLFTWAANRLNKDKS; this comes from the coding sequence ATGTCGCGCGCTGAAGCCCCGGTCGCCAGCCTCTACCACCGCATCGTGGTCTGGCTGCTGTTCCTGATCCTGCTGCTGCCCCTGGCCGGCACCCTGCTCTATTCGCTGTCCACCAGTTGGTCGGCGTCCATCCTCCCCGATGGCCTGACCTTCAAGTGGTACCTGGCGCTGTGGAGCGATGCCCGCTTCCTCAACGCCTTCGGCCAATCGCTGCTGGTGTGCTTCGGCGCCCTGGCGCTGTCGGTGGTGCTGATCCTGCCGCTGCTGTTCGTGGTGCACTACCACTTCCCCAAGCTGGACGCGCTGATGAACATCCTCATCCTGCTGCCCTTCGCGGTGCCGCCGGTGGTGTCTTCGGTGGGCCTGCTGCAGCTCTATGGCTCCGGCCCGCTGGCCATGGTCGGTACACCGTGGATCCTGATCGGCTGCTACTTCACCGTGGCGCTGCCGTTCATGTACCGGGCCATCACCAACAACCTGCAGGCGATCAACCTGCGTGACCTGATGGACGCCGCCCACCTGCTCGGCGCCAGCACCTGGAAGGCCGCTCTGCTGGTGGTGCTGCCCAACCTGCGCAAGGGCCTGATGGTTTCGCTATTCCTGTCGTTCTCCTTCCTCTTCGGCGAGTTCGTCTTCGCCAACCTGCTGGTGGGCACGCGCTACGAAACCCTGCAGGTCTACCTGAACAACATGAAGAACAGCAGCGGCCACTTCAACAGCGCCCTGGTGATCTCCTACTTCTTCTTCGTGCTGCTGTTCACCTGGGCAGCCAACCGCCTGAACAAGGACAAATCATGA
- a CDS encoding ABC transporter ATP-binding protein, whose protein sequence is MSFLSIQGLHKSYAATSIFSDINCEIGKGEFVTLLGPSGCGKSTLLRCIAGLTEVNGGKIVLDGQDLVPLAPQKRGIGMVFQSYALFPNMTAAQNVAFGLRMQKASKEESARRVQEALAMVELDTYADRYPHQLSGGQCQRVALARSLVTRPRLLLLDEPLSALDARIRKHLREQIRSIQQELGLTTLFVTHDQEEALTMSDRIFLMNAGRIVQSGDAETLYTAPVDAFAAGFIGNYNLLEAEDAARLLARPVASRIAIRPEAISLSSDGAIEAEVRSHSLLGNVIRYRVEARGVELVVDVLNRSADDLHGKGQRIGLSIDDNAIREVA, encoded by the coding sequence ATGAGTTTTCTGAGCATTCAGGGGCTGCACAAAAGCTATGCCGCCACCTCGATCTTCAGCGACATCAACTGCGAGATCGGCAAGGGTGAATTCGTCACCCTCCTCGGCCCTTCCGGCTGCGGCAAATCCACCCTGCTGCGCTGCATCGCCGGGCTCACCGAGGTCAATGGCGGCAAGATCGTCCTCGACGGCCAGGACCTGGTGCCGCTGGCACCGCAGAAGCGCGGCATCGGCATGGTGTTCCAGAGCTATGCGCTGTTCCCCAACATGACCGCCGCGCAGAACGTCGCCTTCGGCCTGCGCATGCAGAAGGCCAGCAAGGAAGAAAGCGCCCGCCGCGTGCAGGAAGCCCTGGCCATGGTCGAGCTGGACACGTACGCCGACCGCTACCCGCACCAGCTCTCCGGTGGCCAGTGCCAGCGCGTGGCCCTGGCCCGCTCCCTGGTCACCCGCCCGCGCCTGCTGCTGCTCGACGAGCCGCTCTCGGCCCTCGACGCGCGCATCCGCAAGCACCTGCGCGAACAGATCCGCAGCATCCAGCAGGAGCTGGGGCTGACCACCCTCTTCGTCACCCACGACCAGGAGGAGGCGCTGACCATGTCCGACCGCATCTTCCTGATGAACGCCGGGCGCATCGTCCAGAGCGGCGACGCCGAGACCCTCTACACCGCCCCGGTGGACGCCTTCGCCGCCGGCTTCATCGGCAACTACAACCTGCTCGAGGCCGAGGACGCCGCACGCCTGCTGGCGCGCCCGGTGGCCAGCCGCATCGCCATCCGCCCGGAAGCCATCTCGCTGAGCAGCGACGGCGCCATCGAGGCTGAGGTGCGCAGCCACAGCCTGCTGGGCAACGTCATCCGCTACCGTGTGGAAGCACGGGGTGTGGAACTGGTGGTGGACGTGCTCAACCGCAGCGCCGACGACCTGCATGGCAAGGGCCAGCGCATCGGCCTGTCCATCGACGACAACGCAATCCGGGAGGTGGCGTGA
- a CDS encoding HAD family hydrolase translates to MTLAIFDLDDTLIDGDCASLWSEHMAAIGWVDGESFVRKDHELMALYAEGKLAMEDYMAFSLSPLVGRTPEEVAFVVEPFVEDVIEPIFHSDATRCLASHREAGDRILVISASAHFLVSAIAERLKIDEVLAIDLEEQHGHYSGNTRGVLTYREGKVTRLHAWLEAEGESLDGAYFYSDSRNDLPLLKLVSNPRVVNPDPALREHAEQAGWPILDWR, encoded by the coding sequence ATGACCCTGGCGATCTTCGATCTCGACGACACCCTCATCGACGGCGACTGCGCCAGCCTGTGGAGCGAACACATGGCCGCCATCGGCTGGGTGGACGGTGAATCCTTCGTCAGGAAGGACCACGAACTCATGGCGCTCTATGCCGAAGGCAAGCTGGCGATGGAGGACTACATGGCCTTCAGCCTCTCGCCCCTGGTGGGCCGCACGCCGGAGGAAGTGGCCTTCGTCGTCGAGCCCTTCGTCGAGGACGTGATCGAACCCATCTTCCACAGCGACGCCACCCGCTGCCTGGCCAGCCACCGCGAAGCCGGCGACCGCATCCTGGTGATCTCCGCCTCTGCGCACTTCCTGGTCAGCGCCATCGCAGAGCGCCTGAAGATCGACGAAGTACTGGCCATCGACCTGGAAGAGCAGCACGGGCATTACAGCGGCAACACCCGCGGCGTGCTCACCTACCGCGAGGGCAAGGTCACCCGCCTGCACGCCTGGCTCGAGGCCGAAGGTGAAAGCCTCGACGGCGCCTACTTCTACTCCGACTCGCGCAACGACCTGCCGCTGCTCAAGCTGGTCAGCAACCCCCGCGTGGTCAACCCCGACCCGGCCCTGCGCGAACACGCCGAACAGGCCGGCTGGCCGATCCTCGACTGGCGTTGA
- a CDS encoding GNAT family N-acetyltransferase, which produces MSLHIRDAVRSDARQILAFITELAIYEKAEHEVIATVADIEQSLFEGDTPARALICELDGTPIGFAVYFYSYSTWLGRKGMYLEDLYVSPQQRGVGAGKVLLRHLARLACDSGCGRLEWSVLDWNEPAIQFYQSIGASPQDEWVRYRMAGDELKAFAHGDS; this is translated from the coding sequence GTGAGCCTGCATATCCGCGATGCCGTGCGCAGCGATGCCCGCCAGATTCTCGCCTTCATCACCGAACTGGCCATCTACGAGAAGGCCGAACACGAAGTCATCGCCACCGTTGCCGACATCGAGCAGAGCCTGTTCGAGGGCGACACCCCGGCCCGTGCGCTGATCTGCGAGCTGGACGGCACGCCCATCGGGTTCGCCGTGTATTTCTACAGCTACTCCACCTGGCTGGGCCGCAAGGGGATGTACCTGGAAGACCTCTACGTTTCCCCCCAGCAACGCGGCGTCGGCGCCGGCAAGGTGCTGTTGCGCCATCTCGCGCGCCTGGCCTGCGACAGCGGCTGCGGCCGCCTGGAATGGAGCGTGCTGGACTGGAACGAACCCGCCATCCAGTTCTACCAATCCATCGGCGCCAGCCCCCAGGACGAGTGGGTGCGCTACCGCATGGCCGGTGACGAGCTCAAGGCCTTCGCCCACGGCGATAGCTGA
- a CDS encoding VOC family protein yields MLSHVCIGTNDFPRALAFYTPLMEALGLPQKFCDPSRPWAGWMPADAPRPLLVLGAPFDGEAATVGNGQMVALLAPDRASVDRCHALALANGGQCEGAPGLRPHYHPDYYGAYFRDPDGNKLCVCCHRAE; encoded by the coding sequence ATGCTGTCCCACGTCTGCATCGGTACCAACGATTTCCCCCGTGCCCTGGCCTTCTACACGCCACTGATGGAGGCACTGGGACTGCCGCAGAAATTCTGCGACCCGTCCCGCCCCTGGGCGGGCTGGATGCCGGCGGATGCACCGCGCCCGTTGCTGGTGCTGGGCGCGCCGTTCGATGGCGAGGCGGCGACCGTGGGCAATGGCCAGATGGTCGCCCTGCTGGCGCCGGACCGCGCCAGCGTCGACCGCTGCCACGCGCTGGCACTGGCCAATGGCGGCCAGTGCGAAGGAGCACCAGGCCTGCGGCCGCACTATCACCCCGACTACTACGGCGCCTATTTCCGCGACCCGGATGGCAACAAGCTGTGCGTGTGCTGCCACCGGGCCGAGTGA
- a CDS encoding RNA 2'-phosphotransferase: protein MSNGPDVEISRFLSFVLRHKPEAIGLQLDSEGWADIEALITGAARTGKELDERAIRRVVANNDKKRFAISEDGRRIRAVQGHSTASVQRQYDAVVPPQRLFHGTASRFVDSILQKGLIAGSRHHVHLSEDRETATQVGERYGEPVILEIAASAMHEDGFEFHQAENGVWLTARVPVDYLKREG, encoded by the coding sequence ATGAGCAACGGACCGGATGTCGAGATAAGCCGCTTCCTCAGCTTTGTACTGAGGCACAAACCCGAGGCCATCGGCTTGCAGCTGGACAGCGAAGGCTGGGCCGATATCGAGGCGCTGATCACCGGTGCCGCACGCACGGGCAAGGAACTCGATGAGCGGGCGATCCGCCGCGTGGTGGCGAACAACGACAAGAAGCGCTTCGCCATTTCCGAGGACGGCCGGCGCATCCGCGCGGTACAAGGCCACTCGACCGCCTCGGTGCAGCGCCAGTACGACGCCGTGGTGCCGCCGCAGCGGCTGTTCCACGGCACCGCCAGCCGCTTTGTCGACAGCATCCTGCAGAAGGGTCTGATCGCCGGCTCTCGCCACCACGTGCACCTCTCCGAAGACCGCGAAACCGCCACCCAGGTGGGCGAGCGCTATGGCGAGCCGGTGATCCTCGAGATCGCGGCCAGCGCCATGCACGAGGACGGTTTCGAATTCCACCAGGCGGAGAACGGCGTGTGGCTGACCGCGCGGGTGCCGGTGGATTACCTGAAGCGGGAGGGGTGA
- the ahpF gene encoding alkyl hydroperoxide reductase subunit F, with the protein MLDDNLKTQLKAYLEKVTQPFEIVASLDDSDKSKELRDLLHDIVGLTDKITLREDGGDARTPSFSLERPGADISLRFAGIPMGHEFTSLVLALLQVGGHPSKLEADVIEQVKGIQGEFNFETYFSLSCQNCPDVVQALNLMAVLNPNIRHVAIDGALFQDEVEQRQIMSVPSIYLNGELFSQGRMGVEEILAKIDTGASARDAEKLNAKDAFDVLVIGGGPAGASAAIYAARKGIRTGVAAERFGGQVLDTMAIENFISVQETEGPKLARALEEHVKQYDVDIMNLQRASQLIPAKAEGELHEVKFESGASLKAKTVILSTGARWREMNVPGEQEYRGRGVAYCPHCDGPLFKGKRVAVIGGGNSGVEAAIDLAGIVAHVTLIEFDSQLRADAVLQKKLRSLGNVDIITSALTSEVKGDGQKVTGLTYKDRNSDEFKALELEGIFVQIGLLPNSDWLKGTVELSQRGEIIVDARGETSLPGVFAAGDVTTVPYKQIVIAVGEGAKASLSAFDHLIRTT; encoded by the coding sequence ATGTTGGACGACAATCTTAAAACCCAGTTGAAGGCCTATCTGGAAAAGGTCACCCAGCCGTTCGAGATCGTCGCGTCCCTCGATGACAGCGACAAATCCAAGGAGCTGCGCGACCTGCTGCACGACATCGTCGGCCTGACCGACAAGATCACCCTGCGCGAAGACGGTGGCGATGCCCGCACGCCTTCCTTCTCGCTGGAACGCCCCGGTGCGGATATCAGCCTGCGTTTCGCCGGCATCCCCATGGGCCACGAATTCACCTCCCTGGTGCTGGCACTGCTGCAGGTCGGCGGCCACCCCTCCAAGCTCGAAGCCGATGTGATCGAGCAGGTGAAGGGCATCCAGGGCGAGTTCAACTTCGAAACCTATTTCTCGCTGTCCTGCCAGAACTGCCCGGACGTGGTCCAGGCGCTGAACCTGATGGCCGTGCTCAACCCCAACATCCGTCACGTCGCCATCGATGGCGCGCTGTTCCAGGATGAAGTCGAGCAGCGCCAGATCATGTCGGTGCCGAGCATCTACCTGAACGGCGAGCTGTTCAGCCAGGGCCGCATGGGCGTGGAAGAGATCCTCGCCAAGATCGACACCGGCGCTTCCGCCCGTGATGCCGAGAAGCTCAATGCCAAGGATGCCTTCGACGTCCTGGTGATCGGTGGTGGTCCGGCCGGTGCCTCGGCTGCCATCTACGCCGCCCGCAAGGGCATCCGTACTGGCGTCGCGGCCGAGCGTTTCGGCGGCCAGGTGCTGGACACCATGGCCATCGAGAACTTCATCTCCGTGCAGGAGACCGAAGGCCCGAAACTGGCCCGCGCGCTGGAAGAGCACGTCAAGCAATACGACGTCGACATCATGAACCTGCAGCGTGCCAGCCAGCTGATCCCGGCCAAGGCCGAAGGCGAGCTGCATGAAGTGAAGTTCGAGAGCGGTGCCAGCCTCAAGGCCAAGACCGTGATCCTCTCCACCGGTGCCCGCTGGCGCGAAATGAACGTACCCGGCGAGCAGGAATACCGCGGCCGTGGCGTTGCCTACTGCCCGCACTGCGACGGCCCGCTGTTCAAGGGCAAGCGCGTGGCGGTGATCGGTGGCGGCAACTCCGGTGTGGAAGCGGCCATCGACCTGGCCGGCATCGTCGCCCATGTCACCCTGATCGAGTTCGACAGCCAGCTGCGTGCCGACGCCGTGCTGCAGAAGAAACTGCGCAGCCTCGGCAACGTCGACATCATCACCAGCGCGCTGACCAGCGAAGTGAAGGGCGATGGCCAGAAGGTCACCGGCCTCACCTACAAGGACCGCAACTCCGACGAGTTCAAGGCCCTGGAACTGGAAGGCATCTTCGTGCAGATCGGCCTGCTGCCCAACAGCGATTGGCTCAAAGGCACCGTCGAGCTGAGCCAGCGTGGCGAGATCATCGTCGACGCCCGTGGCGAGACCTCGCTGCCCGGTGTGTTCGCTGCCGGTGACGTGACCACCGTGCCTTACAAGCAGATCGTGATTGCGGTGGGTGAGGGTGCCAAGGCCTCCCTGAGCGCCTTCGACCACCTGATCCGCACCACCTGA
- the ahpC gene encoding alkyl hydroperoxide reductase subunit C, with protein MSLINTAVQPFKVNAFHNGKFIEVTEESLKGKWSVLIFMPAAFTFNCPTEIEDAANNYGEFQKAGTEVYIVTTDTHFSHKVWHETSPAVGKAQFPLIGDPTHQLTNAFGVHIPEEGLALRGTFVINPEGIIKTVEIHSNEIARDVGETLRKLKAAQYTAAHPGEVCPAKWKEGEKTLAPSLDLVGKI; from the coding sequence ATGTCTCTGATCAACACCGCAGTTCAACCTTTCAAGGTCAACGCTTTCCACAACGGCAAGTTCATCGAAGTCACCGAAGAATCCCTCAAGGGCAAGTGGTCGGTCCTGATCTTCATGCCGGCAGCCTTCACCTTCAACTGCCCCACCGAGATCGAAGACGCCGCCAACAACTACGGCGAGTTCCAGAAGGCCGGTACCGAGGTCTACATCGTGACCACCGATACCCACTTCTCCCACAAGGTTTGGCACGAGACTTCCCCGGCAGTGGGCAAGGCTCAGTTCCCGCTGATCGGTGACCCGACCCACCAGCTGACCAACGCCTTCGGCGTGCACATCCCGGAAGAAGGCCTGGCCCTGCGCGGCACCTTCGTGATCAACCCGGAAGGCATCATCAAGACCGTTGAGATCCACTCCAACGAAATCGCTCGTGACGTCGGCGAGACCCTGCGCAAGCTGAAAGCTGCCCAGTACACCGCTGCCCACCCGGGCGAAGTCTGCCCGGCCAAGTGGAAGGAAGGCGAGAAGACCCTCGCTCCGTCCCTGGACCTGGTTGGCAAGATCTAA
- a CDS encoding NAD(P)H-quinone oxidoreductase, with translation MKALQGVEGRVEWAEYPIPDCDVGQVRIRVAAAGLNRADLLQAAGHYPPPPGASDIIGLECSGVITEVGAGAAWQVGDRVCALLAGGGMAEEVVVDAGHVLPVPEGLSLAEGAALPEVYATAWLNLFQLAGLKPGEKVLLHAGASGVGSAAIQLCKAFGSPVWVSVGSAERLAYCEGLGAQGGALRGETLESLRDFGPFDVILDPVGGNYAALNLDLLARDGRWVNIGLMGGRKAELDMALVLGKRIQLIGSTLRNRDDAFKADLLRDLGQHAWPLFAEGRLKPQLEQSFAAKDVEAAFAALNSNQVSGKVVVVLDESLV, from the coding sequence GTGAAAGCATTGCAAGGCGTGGAAGGGCGCGTGGAATGGGCTGAATACCCCATTCCTGACTGTGATGTGGGGCAGGTCCGCATTCGTGTGGCGGCCGCGGGATTGAACCGCGCCGATCTGTTGCAGGCGGCGGGGCATTACCCTCCGCCTCCCGGTGCGAGCGACATCATCGGCCTTGAATGTTCGGGCGTGATTACCGAAGTGGGGGCGGGTGCGGCGTGGCAGGTGGGCGATCGTGTCTGCGCGCTGCTGGCTGGTGGCGGCATGGCCGAAGAGGTGGTGGTGGATGCCGGTCACGTGCTGCCGGTGCCCGAAGGCCTCAGCCTGGCGGAGGGGGCTGCGCTGCCGGAGGTGTACGCCACCGCCTGGCTCAACCTGTTCCAGCTGGCCGGCCTGAAGCCCGGTGAGAAGGTGCTGTTGCACGCAGGGGCCAGCGGCGTCGGCTCCGCCGCCATCCAGCTGTGCAAGGCCTTTGGCAGCCCGGTCTGGGTCAGCGTCGGTTCCGCTGAACGCCTGGCCTATTGCGAGGGCCTCGGCGCCCAGGGCGGCGCACTGCGCGGCGAAACGCTGGAGAGCCTGCGTGACTTCGGCCCGTTCGACGTGATCCTCGACCCGGTCGGTGGTAACTACGCCGCGCTCAACCTCGACTTGCTGGCCCGTGATGGCCGCTGGGTGAATATCGGCCTCATGGGCGGCCGCAAGGCCGAGCTGGATATGGCCTTGGTGCTGGGCAAGCGCATCCAGCTGATCGGCTCGACCCTGCGCAACCGCGACGACGCCTTCAAGGCCGACCTGCTGCGTGATCTTGGCCAGCATGCCTGGCCGCTGTTCGCCGAAGGCCGCCTGAAGCCGCAACTGGAACAAAGCTTCGCGGCCAAGGACGTGGAAGCCGCCTTCGCCGCTCTGAACAGTAACCAGGTGTCGGGTAAAGTGGTTGTCGTACTGGACGAATCCCTCGTCTAG